In a single window of the Astyanax mexicanus isolate ESR-SI-001 unplaced genomic scaffold, AstMex3_surface scaffold_34, whole genome shotgun sequence genome:
- the LOC125790086 gene encoding zinc finger protein 239-like: protein METSGNMNMKSMESISPSARTDSSHRQTQNECKKERIHKCSDCEKSFTAQSHLQRHQIVHTGLKPFQCIECGKSFTALSNLQRHRRIHTGEKPYYCSECGMTFRENSILQTHQLIHTGEKQFHCSVCGNSFRDRTALKVHQRIHTGEKPHECSECGQRFTRQNDLRNHQRIHTGEKPYHCSACEQSFIRLNDLRVHMSVHTGIKPYHCSECGKGFNQLGHFQTHQRVHTGEKPHQCSYCGKLFSQRSYLTIHQRIHTGEKPHQCSDCGKSFTQQRNLKVHRLIHTGEKPYYCSECGQSFNIQSNLQRHQRIHTGEKPYRCLECGRSFTQQSHLQRHQIVHTGEKPNSQ from the coding sequence ATGGAAACAAGTGGAAATATGAATATGAAGAGTATGGAGTCCATCAGCCCCAGCGCTCGAACCGATTCATCTCACAGACAAACGCAAAACGAatgcaaaaaagagagaattCACAAATGCTCAGACTGCGAAAAGAGCTTTACTGCACAGAGTCATCTCCAAAGACACCAGATCGTTCACACTGGACTGAAACCCTTTCAGTGTATAgaatgtggaaagagttttactgcacTCAGCAATCTCCAACgacaccggcgcattcacaccggagagaaaccgtattattgctCAGAGTGCGGGATGACTTTTAGAGAGAATAGCATCCTCCAaacacaccagctcattcacactggagaaaaacagtttcactgctcagtgtgtggaAACAGTTTTAGAGACAGGACTGCCCTCAAAGTTCATCAGCGAATTCACACTGGGGAGAAACCGCATGAATGCTCAGAGTGCGGACAGAGATTTACCAGACAGAACGATCTCCGAAatcaccagcgaattcacaccggagagaaaccgtatcactgctccgcATGTGAACAAAGTTTTATCAGGTTAAACGATCTAAGAGTGCACATGAGCGTTCACACTGGAATAAAACCGTATcattgctcagagtgtgggaaaggGTTTAATCAACTGGGTCATTTCCAaacacaccagcgcgttcacaccggagagaaaccgcatcagtgcTCATACTGCGGGAAGCTTTTTAGCCAACGCAGTTATCTCacaatacaccagcgcattcacactggagagaaaccgcatcagtgctcagattgtggaaagagttttacccAACAGAGAAATCTAAAGGTACACCGGctaattcacactggagagaaaccgtattattgctCAGAGTGTGGACAGAGTTTTAATATACAGAGTAATCTAcaacggcatcagcgcattcacactggagagaaaccgtatcggtGTTTagagtgtgggaggagttttacgcAACAGAGTCATCTTCAGAGACACCAGatcgttcacactggagagaaaccgaaTTCACAATGA